Genomic segment of Gasterosteus aculeatus chromosome 4, fGasAcu3.hap1.1, whole genome shotgun sequence:
TAACGTGGCAATTTAgcagtgaagaaaaaaatccgATAAATCACTGCTGCCATGCATGCATCAGTTTATGCATGTGCACTCTTATGCTATCTGGGAATCAATACAGAATACCACATTTTACACACGCTCTCTCACAGTCCTCACACGCCCTCTTGTTTCCTACACATTTCATAATTCACTTAACAAAGATTGCCATCCCCACTATTCATGTTCTTATTGTATAGTTACCATAGTTTAAAGTGATCCATATCTCTATTGATAAAACGGTCACTTTTGCATGATCAAACAAGTCCGCTTggagcttttattctgaaaatactCACCCCGGAAATATTGGTAGCGTTATTGCAGAGACTCGGGAACACAGCTGTTTGGAGCAGACCAGCAGGGTGTTTTCTCTTTACGTTCGTCTCCCCGCTCACCGGCCACATCGTATAGCGGCCTCACGTTGCGTCGTTGCTGTTGTCCTCTCCATTGTCCGGGGTCGTCCTGTAAGCCGCAGGATGGTTTTGACAACATCACAACAAGTTGCCCTGGCGTTCACGGCCGTGCTGTTCACGTTCGTCGCCGTGCCCCGGATGTTCGGCGTCGGGACCGGGGCGAAGGAGACGAGAGTTGACCCCCGCTACACCAAAAAAGGTAGGGAAGCCGCCCTTTGTTGCAGAGGAAAAGGACACACGGCGAAAAGGGAACACGTCTGTAACCTACATGATACTCAACATGCTAAGATCCCGTCAGAAGACGCGGCTCGCGGTCGAGTCGCGAGGCTCCGTGCCGCACGTCAACGTGTGATGGTGCGTTAAGGTGCATCCACGAAACGTCCGACGCACAGTTAAGGACACGCTTCAAGTGATGCGCGCCTTCTCTTTTAAGGTGTTTGATTTCAGCAAACCTGAAGTGTTATATTTGAGTGATCTGTGCACCTTGTATTCTCTCACTGGGAACATCACAGAGGCAGCCGCACTTCGTGTGAAGGAATACCATGTGGGTCATCGGATAGCATGGTGTCACCCTTTTAGGGCCAGGATGGATGTCGAACGATCAGactgaccccccacccccccccccaatcggcATAGGGCCACCGAAGTTAGCTGTGTGGGACAATAGCTGGACCGCATCCTACTTTTAAGGTTGCACATACGTGCACGCACATCTTTCTGCTCAAAACGAAACAAAAGCGCACTCATCgccaaaattattattttttaaaacaaaaaaacccaggATATTTTCAACTTGcattctcatttgttttaacaaaccaactcaaattgaataaataaatgaataacaggcAAAAACCGACAAAACAAGGCCATATTGTACTATcatcaataatgttacagttcGAGGGTGTTGTTACTATAACGAAGACATTTGTGAGTCGTCTGAAAACATCCTGCTAGCAAGATTCCGCACCAAATTTTGTAAATAAGTTTAATCATTGTTGTGCATAAAAACTGTGTGACTTACATACTTACTGTTTTCTGACAGAGTTAAAGCATTACTCCTGTTCTATGAGACACTCACTGAGCTATCTGTAGCAGCAGGCGCGGTGAGGGGTCAGCCGGTCAAACCGAACGCCCCCGGTTCGTCCCAGACCGCGGAGAACATGCAGCAGATGAAGAAGCTGATGGAGCAAGACCTGAAGGGTGACAAGTACAAGCCCAACAGCAGCAAGGGCTACGTGTTCACGCTGATGCCCCTTTACGCCGTCGGCGTCGGAGTGTTTGCAGCCTACAAGTTCTTGAAGGTAAAGTAACGACACGTACATTTAGGCAAGTTACAACTTTGAAAAGTGCAGAATGTATATATGatacacccctcccccctcccctccagatGAAGTCTGCAGGTGACAAGGCACAGAAGGAGAAATTGACAAAGGGAGCCAAAAAGTCCGTGGAAGCAGGTGTGTAATCGCATGCATTGTGCTGTTTGCAtatggtgttttttgtttgtttttatgttaaaCATACATTTGGTTACGGTCAGTGATTCTGATATGGGGTTTCCTCTCTCACGTGCGTGTTCTTTTTTGCCTGCAGAGAACCAGTTGAACGAGCTGGAACAAAGGCTCGCGCAGACGGAGAGGATGCTCAATTCCATCCTCACGCAGCTGGACCCGCTGACCAACTGGTGAGTGATAATCGTGTTAGTTTGCATGcgctttggtctccaccacacCTGGTGTACCATTGTGGTTTAGAAACATGATCCCCACTTTATTGTCCTCTTTCCTTCTGGCGTGCATGCAGAACTGGCAGGATTTAAAAATACTACCTTCTCCTGCTTTCAGAATTTGGGACCTTTGTCGGAAGAACAAACGTTATGTTAACACAAAGCACTACGCATACAGTTTTTTTCCTCGTATATACAGGATGTCAAACTAAGTCCTGTAGTGAAAACacattgagaaaattaaaattaagAACCCGAAGTCAACAGATTACAGTGTAAAGGTGAACCACCGCAGAAGACTATGAAATGAAGGAACATTactgtttgctttcattttcaaatagaaAGCAAGAGCATCATGTCCATGTACTCAGTGCTTAGAGGCCTTCAACCTCTCCAGGGTGTCGGACCCTGGCTAAAGTTGGTTGATGCTGCGTTATGATTGGCCAACTTGTTTTCAAGATGCACGGGTcaacgtggcgcaggggtaagGGGTGCggcgggaaccgcaaggttggtgcttcaagccccggctgctccatgtctcaagtcgaagtgtccctgagcaagacacctaaccgctaattgctccctgggcaaaaatgtaaaaagctatgcattaaaaatgtaatctaaatTGTTTTGGATTAAAGCATCAGCTAATTGACCTGCAATGCAGGACTTTTTTAGACTTGTGTCGAAGGATGAAAGCTCCCAACTCCCTCCCCTTGTAATCCAGTTTGTCTCCCACTCAACTCAAGGGAAGTGTTTCACGCTCCTCTGCGATTTAcacgatttctttttttttagtgtgaAGTCTGTGGCCCAGGAGCAAAAGAACGAGATCATGTCTCAACTCCAGACCATCCGGTACCTGATGAAGAAGCGAGGAATGGACTGCCCCCCTGTAAATGGTGGGCATAGCAACTGTCCATTTACTCAAGAATTACTGTTCATGCTACTACTATGTCTAGGAATCCAAAGCTCCAAGttagcctacacacacacacacacacacacacacacacacatagtatgcTAACTCGTTTTTCAGATGAAGGCAGGCTAGAGAACAGGACCTAAAACGTACAGCCGTGCTCATCGCTGCGGTCACGGAGGGTGTTGGCGTGTTTGGTTGTGACCTTTTTCAAATTCTAGTTGAGCAGCTGCATTGACACACATCGCTTAAAGATGTTTTGAATGTGATTTAACTGTCACTTATGTGGTAGCTGTGTTAATTGCACAGAGATCGGAACAGATCGTCTGCACGGGCCATTCACTTCTTACATTTAATACAGGCGGTTTCTCAGTGCAGTTTCtctgtacttttactttatcAAAGGCTCATATTCCAGTATTCCAATTGTATACAGTATGGATGGTCATTGATACTTTCAGAAGACATTCATGCAAAACAGatacaaaagaaaatcagaTCAATAATTATAGTGTACACGTAAACTGATATTGTCTCGAATACATCC
This window contains:
- the LOC120817113 gene encoding uncharacterized protein LOC120817113 isoform X1 — translated: MVLTTSQQVALAFTAVLFTFVAVPRMFGVGTGAKETRVDPRYTKKAAGAVRGQPVKPNAPGSSQTAENMQQMKKLMEQDLKGDKYKPNSSKGYVFTLMPLYAVGVGVFAAYKFLKMKSAGDKAQKEKLTKGAKKSVEAENQLNELEQRLAQTERMLNSILTQLDPLTNCVKSVAQEQKNEIMSQLQTIRYLMKKRGMDCPPVNEASCERNLEELIESLGASNAASAAEAHLSDEQSATGTKQVDQKHSEVDDEATTEGEEMRELIPEESEGEAQVKVGPGEDNEEEEEEEVLVESELMLSLEEMHETNIQEVGAEQQASGLRRRNRPD
- the LOC120817113 gene encoding uncharacterized protein LOC120817113 isoform X2, encoding MVLTTSQQVALAFTAVLFTFVAVPRMFGVGTGAKETRVDPRYTKKAGAVRGQPVKPNAPGSSQTAENMQQMKKLMEQDLKGDKYKPNSSKGYVFTLMPLYAVGVGVFAAYKFLKMKSAGDKAQKEKLTKGAKKSVEAENQLNELEQRLAQTERMLNSILTQLDPLTNCVKSVAQEQKNEIMSQLQTIRYLMKKRGMDCPPVNEASCERNLEELIESLGASNAASAAEAHLSDEQSATGTKQVDQKHSEVDDEATTEGEEMRELIPEESEGEAQVKVGPGEDNEEEEEEEVLVESELMLSLEEMHETNIQEVGAEQQASGLRRRNRPD